TCCTACGTGTTATCTGCCTGACACAACCTTACCCATTTACGGGTAAAATTCATAACATACGACAAAGAAATGCTTGGTTCAAGGCTTccatcctgtcctcaggctagggttgctcatcctgtcctcaggctagggttgctcatcctgtcctcaggctagggttgctcatcctgtcctcaggctagggttgctcatcctgtcctcaggctagggttgcTCATCCTGTCCACAGGCTAGGGTTACCAAACCAATCCTCTGGCTAGAGATACccatcctgtcctcaggctggGGGTTGCCCAACTGGTCCTCAGGCAAGGGTTGCCCAACTggtcctcaggctagggttgcccaacctgtcctcaggctagggttgcCCACCCTGTCCACAGGCTAGGGTTGTCCAACCTGTCTTCAGGCTAGGGTGGCCtaccctgtcctcaggctagggttaaccaacctgtcctcaggctagggttgcccaacctgtcctcaggctagggttgcCCAACCTGTCCACAGGCTAGGGTTCTCCAACCTGTCTTCAGGCTAGggttgcccaacctgtcctcaggctagggttgtCCAACCTGTCTTCAGGCTAGTGTTGCCCAAACTCTCCTCAGGCTAGGGTTGTCCAACCTGTCTTCAGGCTAGTGCTGCCCAAACTCTCCTCAGGCTAGGGttgtccaacctgtcctcaggctagggttgcccaaactctcctcaggctagggttgtccaacctgtcctcaggctagagtTGCCTAACTGGTCCTCAGGCTAGGGCTGCCCAACCGGTCCTCAGGCCGGGggttgcccaacctgtcctcaggctagggctgcccaacctgtcctcaggctagggttgcCTAACTGGTCCTCAGGCTAGGgctgcccaacctgtcctcaagctagggttgtccaacctgtcctcaggctagggttgcccaacctgtcctcaggctagggttgcCCAACGTGTCGTCAGGCTAGGGTTGCCTAACTGGTCCTCAGGCTAGGgctgcccaacctgtcctcaggctagggctgcccaacctgtcctcaggctagggttgtccaacctgtcctcaggctagggttgcccaacctgtcctcaggctagggctgcccaacctgtcctcaggctagggttgcCTAACTGGTCCTAAGGCTAGGgctgcccaacctgtcctcaggctagggttgtccaacctgtcctcaggctagggttgcccaacctgtcctcaggctagaatTGTCCAACCTGTCTTCAGGCTAAGGTTACCCATCCTGTCCACAGGCTAGGGTTGTCCAACCTGTCTTCAGGCTAGGGTTGCCCACACTCTCCTCAGGCTAGGGttgtccaacctgtcctcaggctagggttgcCCAACCTGTCTTCAGGCTAGGGTTGTCCAACCTGTCCACAGGCTAGGGTTGTCCAACCTGTCTTCAGGCTAGGGTTGCCCAACCTGTCCACAGGCTAGGGTTGTCCAACCTGTCTTCAGGCTAGggttgcccaacctgtcctcaggctagggttgtccaacctgtcctcaggctagggttgcccaacctgtcctcaggctagggttgtCCAACCTGTCTTCAGGCTAGGGTTGCCtaccctgtcctcaggctagggttgcccaacctgtcctcaggctagggttgtCCAACCTGTCTTCAGGCTAGGGTTGCCtaccctgtcctcaggctagggttgcccaacctgtcctcaggctagcgtTGCCCACACTCTCCTCAGGCTAGGGttgtccaacctgtcctcaggcaagggTTGCCTAACTGGTCCTCAGGCTAGGGCTGCCCAacttgtcctcaggctagggttgcccaacctgtcctcaggctaggggttGTCCAACCTGTCCTCTGGCTGGGgctgcccaacctgtcctcaggctgggggttgcccaacctgtcctcaggctaggggttgtccaacctgtcctcaggctagggctgcccaacctgtcctcaggctagggttgtccaacctgtcctcaggctaggggttgtccaacctgtcctcaggctagggttgtccaacctgtcctcaggctggggctgcccaacctgtcctcaggctgggggttgcccaacctgtcctcaggctaggggttgtccaacctgtcctcaggctaggggttgtccaacctgtcctcaggctggggctgcccaacctgtcctcaggctgggggttgcccaacctgtcctcaggctagggttgtccaacctgtcctcaggctagggatGTCTAGCCTGGTTGCCTTCACCATTGTTAACGTACTACGTATTCATTtgcattttctcatatataagttAATATTGTTACATACTAGAATAGTTATTTAATTAAACAGTTAATTGCTAATAGTTGGataaagttaattttttttttcgaaaTTATTGGTATGTGTAGTACGTGGTTGAAGCACATAGAAATAGGCAATTCGAACACAGGACGTGAACGAAACACTGTTCGAAAAACGTACATACGTTGTGATGATTTTTGGTCAAACTTTTATTGTATTGGTTAGGTTGAGAATGATGTCAGCTTCTgatggtgatggctgggttctgagtgtgatggtttggttctgagtgtgatggctgggttctgagtgtgatggtttggttctgagtgtgatggctgggttctgagtgtgacggtttggttctgagtgtgatggctgggttctgagtgtgatggttaggttctgagtgtgatggctgggttctgagtgtgatggttaggttctgagtgtgatggctgggttctgagtgtgatggctgggttctgagtgtgatggtttggttctgagtgtgatggctgggttctgagtgtgatggttaggttctgagtgtgatggctgggttctgagtgtgatggtttggttctgagtgtgatggccgggttctgagtgtgatggctgggttctgagtgtgatggctgggttctgagtgtgataattgtgttctgtgtgtgatggctgggttctgagtgtgatggctaggttctgagtgtgatggctaggttctgagtgtgatggtttggttctgagtgtgatggctgggttctgagtgtgatggttaggttctgagtgtgatggctgggttctgagtgtgatggctgggttctgagtgtgatggtttggttctgagtgtgatggctgggctcTGAGTGTGATGGttaggttctgagtgtgatggctgggttctgagtgtgatggtttggttctgagtgtgatggccgggttctgagtgtgatggctgggttctgagtgtgatggctgggttctgagtgtgataatTGGGTTCtgtgtgtgatggctgggtttctgagtgtgatggctgggttctgagtgtgatggctgggttctgagtgtgatggctgggttctgagtgtgataatTGGGTTCtgtgtgtgatggctgggttctgagtgtgatggctgggttctgagtgtgatggttaggttctgagtgtgatagctgggttctgagtgtgatggttaggttctgagtgtgatggctgggttctgaatgAGATGGCtgagttctgagtgtgatggctgggttctgagtgtgatggctgggttctgagtgtgatggctggggttctgagtgtgatggctgggttctgagtgtaatggctgggttctgaatgtgatggctgggttctgaatgTGATAGCTGGGTTCTgattgtgatggctgggttctgagtgtgatggttaggttctgagtgtgatggctgggttctgaatgtgatggctgggttctgagtgtgatggctgggttctgagtttgatggctgggttctgattgTGATGGCTGGTTTCCGAGTGGCTGGGTTCtgcgtgtgatggctgggttttgAGTGTGattgctgggttctgagtgtgatggtttGGTTCTGAATGTGATGGTTTTGTTTTGAATGGGTtgtctgggttctgagtgtgatggctgggttccgagtgtgatggctgggttctaagTGTGATAATTGGGTTCTGATTGTGATGGTTGGTTTCCGAGTGGCTGGGTTCtgcgtgtgatggctgggttttgAGTGTgacggctgggttctgagtgtgatggctgggttctgaatgtcatggctgggttctgagtgtgatggctgggttttgAGTGTgacggctgggttctgagtgtgatggctgggttctgagtgtgatggctgggttctgagtctcATGGCTGGTTTCTGAGTGTCattgctgggttctgagtgtaatggctgggttctgagggtGATGGCTGGGTTTCGAGTGTGATGGTTGGGTTCTGagggtgatggctgggttctgagtgtgatggttggGTTCTGAGTGCGattgctgggttctgagtgtgataacTGGGTTCTGATTGTGAtaactgggttctgagtgtgataacTGGGTTCTGAGAGTAATGGCTGGGTTCTGAATGTGATaggtgggttctgagtgtgatgggtgGATTTTGAGTGCGATGGCTGAGTTCTGAATGTGATGGTTGAGTTCTgaatgtgatggctgggttctgagtctcATGGCTGGTTTCTGAGTGTCattgctgggttctgagtgtaatggctgggttctgagggtgatggctgggttctgagggtgatggctgggttccgagtgtgatggctgggttctgagggtgatggctgggttctgagggtgatggctgggttctgagggtgatggctgggttccgagtgtgatggctgggttctgagggtgatggctgggttctgagtgtgatagcTGGGTTCTGAGCGGCCAGCTGGCGTCTCCTCGTGGTCACCCCGGGAGGAGATACGAGGAGGAGGAGCTGTGTTTCTAGGTTTAAGTTTTCCATGACGTCATTAATCTCAGAAGCCGCAGGATAGAGGTAAATatatgtgtactcgcctagttgtgcttgtgggagttgagatctggctcgttggtcccgcctctcaactgtcaatgtactgatgtacagattcctgagcctactgtgctctatcatatctacacttgaaactgtgtatggagtcagcctccaccacatcactttcttgagcattccatttattaactactctgacattgaaaaaaatctttctaacatctctgtgactcatctgggtactaagtttccacctgtgtccccttgttcgtgtcccacccgtgctgaagagtttgtgtttgtccaccctgtcaattcccctgagaattttgtagatggttatcatgtctccccttactcttctgttttcccagggacgtgaggttcagctcctttagcctttccccgtagctcattcctctcagttcctggacgagtctggtggcataccgctgaatcttctctaactttgtcatgtgtttaactgggtatggactccaggctggagctgcgtattccagaattggtctgacataagtggtgtagaaggtcctgaacgattccttgcacaagtttcaaGAGTtataggggacatgatcaccacaaacaagattctcagaggcattgatagggtagataaagacagactatttaccacaaggggcacaagcaCATGGGAACACAGATGGAAATTAAGTGCCCAAATAAGACATACAGTCCTTAGAAAGAGTTCACCGGCAAGTTTTGGTGTTGAACATAAATCACATACACATTTGTGTATgtgattgtgagtgtgtgtgtgtatgtgtgtgtgtgtgtgtgtgtgtgtgtgtgtgtgtgtgtgtgtgtgtgtgtgtgtgtgtgtgtgtgtgtgtgtgtgtgtgtgtgtgtgggtgtgtttgtactcaccaatttgtgcttgcgggggttgagctctagctctttggtcccgcctcccaactgtcaatcaactattgtaCAGGTACCTGAgtttactgggctccatcatatctacacttgaagctgtgtatggagcctGCCTCCAGTAcctcacttcttaatgcattccatttgtctacttctctgacactgaaaaaatctttctaacgtctctatgaattatttgggcactcaatttccacctgtgtcccctagtgcgtgtgccccttgtgttaaatagtctgtctttatctaccctatcaattcctctcagaatcttgtatgtggtcatcatgtcccctctaactcttctgtctcccagtgacgtgaggtttaattcccgtagtctctccttgtagttcatacctctctgttcgtgtactagtctggtggaaaacctttgaaccttttctagtttaatcttaagcttgactagatatggactccatgctggagtcgcatactTCAGgtttggtctgatatatgtggtatacaaaattctaaaagattccttacacaagtttctaaagcccGTTATTATGTTAgcaaacctggcatatgccgctgatgttatccttttgatatgggcttcaatggacaggtctggtgtcatatcaaacccccaggtctttctttaTCTCTGACTTTTGAAatatttcatcttccaaatgataccttgtatctggtctcctgctccctacacctctcttcattacattacatttgcttgtgttaaactctaacaaaaATTTGCTCGAtatttcctgcagcttgtccaggtcttcttgaagcctcaagctgtcctcctgtcttaatccttctcataattttgggatcgtcagcaaacattgagaggaatgagtctataccctccaagagatcatttacatatatcagaaacaggacttcacgccaatctgaggtctaacccctcactgtaactctctgcttcctattgcttagatagtccctcatccactggagcgccctgccAGTTattcttgcctgtttctccagcttatgcatcagcctcttatggggtactgtgtcaaaggctttccgatagtcaaagaaaatgcagtatactgttatgatctcagcctgctggagaaacgagtctcgccccttgagagttattcatcaagcctgacctgattagaaggtctagcaaatatggaGGTGAtagcacatatgtaaaatagttgcttggatatatataacaatttgagattatgggcaatgaagaagaaaacagataaatgactggctaggagatgtggacattttgctggaggcgtgaggctcgcttctggaggggctttgacctcacttgagtgccagacatcgcaggggaaagccgcgctccgttgagctcccgtcagaagggaacccctagtgatatatctcgaagagaagagaagtgtgaagacgtaccagctgtggaatcgagctggggacgtgtggtctcaagtcgtgggcgatgagaagtgtttattaaaccgcccagaggcattattgtgggccgtggaagcgccctgaccaagcttcgtcagagggaggagcgccctcgaccagacaatctgtggtaagcacgatatacgccagttcatagtgattgcttgtagttggtcgtgtgcccagagacagtagcaatgtttattgataagttaggcatgttttaataaggcagaaggcctgaaataagagagtggagagggaggaacacggagcgacgtccgtcccctctgaggccggcaactgagggagccagcTCCTAACGGTGAAGGACTCTCCCTGAGTGAGGAGGCCTGCCgggtgaggtggagtatggacccgcccaaatcgGTGGAGTCcactccactctcactgtatgcagaggacagatagaggtttgaggcaaacatattgtgtgattatttttgtttatgtgttgaagtgtaaacaatttttttttggaatttcgatgggttgcaggtttgtctttggggaagaagttgctgagaacttcgaagccagcacagatgaagtagttgatgagactccaaggtagtggagcagaggacctcgagctgtgaggagaagcagtgaagaggagtgtcacgtgtttctgtagaggtggagaagcaccatagttgctcgaggaaacttcatggtgtagcagccaagagagctgtggaggaccctagcagaaggatgaagcaccgtagttgctcaaggaaacttcatggtagcagcctggaggagctgcagaggatcctggtagtgaagcccggaagaacctgaagatatcagggtagtgaacttccagaggtggaagggaagttctagtggattacttgtagggagttgatagtgtttgtttgtcattagcgtgcaagacgcagtgagaggtgagtgactgtttgcattcatatgtcaaggagtgttttatactgaagtttagagttacagttgtaggcttgattacctacagatgtatgtgttcgaggactgatagagtgatcgattgatcattgttgtgtatcaaggaacatttatactgatacatgttattgcattcacatgctgattttcattgtacacatttatagatatatatgtatatatatattcctcttgttgatagtgcaacagtgtatgtagacttgatctacttgaggagcttgatagtatcaggtggtgaatcagaagataggataccacttgataagctgataatagagttctgatggtgttggagtgcaccctgattgtaatattatagagtataggattcattattattacatgtgtgtatgtatcgtgtatgtgctttgtccagtaaatgtatcccaatttgctggtgtttgctcttgtcctagtgaggcttcccaggaggtagtaaagaaggagagagagagagaaagaaccaagaaccactgctgtggtagaaggtaatactagcaagtcataggggattgaggagatcatatctcataaggagagagtggggagtcacagccgttcgagtgggtgtgtgcacgtgacaacgaggctaagtgttggagccgcatcccctaaacgtgtgatgttgagcccctctccaagagccagaagcgccaaggatgatctcctagtgaggtataagtactctaccgagttgtgggttgggttgtccgtagagaaggatcaacgacgactacaCAACCCACAGTACTATAACAatacccatccttctctttcttgcttaatctttttcatctgatcatagaattctattaagcctgtaaggcaagatttaccctccctgaacccatgttgataggtCGTCACGTAGCCGCTTCTCACCAGATGTGTTAttaggttttttctcatgatcttctccatcaccttgcgtggtatacaagttaaggacactggcctttagttcagtgtttcttgtctgtcaccctttttgtatattgggactacattagccgtcttccatatttctggaaggtccctgtctccagtgacctactatacactatggagtgtgggaaccgacctgtgagatttatatttatttaatttatatgaaattaTATAgactttatatttacgttaatttatatatttcgatagcaatttgtatgatgttaagtggactgtatttctgcaataatctcacaaatcgatccactacacattaggggggtttatattgaatttatagggcgctagctaaaagccagaatcctaatatatgacagctatatcagagaaaacactgtacaatgaatCAGAAAGACCAAGgtttaattaccttttttgagaggctgttcgcattctaaccggctCGCCCTATCTACTGGCATTAATgggcataaatgattagataaatgagTTTCGGCAAAACACtttccttgtatttgttgacagcgtgttgatgatggcagacctTTCGTTCccataacactttgtccaagagaaattaacaggagccgaatttgctcccgtgcacCTCTGGTCTAagaacaacaacaatggctgaccactccctcaccactgacgctactggcctacattgtccagatgtcaggaagtgatagaaaggtcacatttactctattttaatattgataattaagttaatttatatgagatgttttaatgatggtaaagtccaaagactaatgtatttaagaataattcccaccataattggtggtgaatttataatagtatgtggcaatgatatcccgttttctatagacggaaagttccactacaagttacattttctatgggttaacttgtttatacaatacagcagcaatattatctgcctgcatgtaataatattaaatggtgtcggattttccgacataattccccgggggctgctcacgggtcgcaatcctatttagaacagacgaacaccgatactcctccttcgaattattagattaatttgatgttagtagttattaatcacacatttgtgcgtctgttcgtacaggacggatgtcccgtactagagttgcagaggttagaagtctaatgcaatttaatttccctgttaactcttgaaaggctaaaattcaagcctaaatacttattatttaacccagaagactgaatgtgatcaagtactacagtcaagtatgattcagggactgcagtaagatcagtgacattagatataacttgaaattgttcaggtaactggtcactgataaataaacactgaggcccatggaatacatcttgattaaataataaatgtatcaaatcagttgtCAGATTTATtgtggtttaatttagttaattgattaagaggattgaatagcccatcattaaagctaagtatggttctgagactgcagtgggttcagtgacattggtcgcagtgacttgtagctgtttaggctactgatcactgatttgccactgaagcctcatgaactcatcttcagctttaaaatgatgatattaacatcaacctcttttgctatagtcagctgtaatctccttagtataatgctactggagaaatataatcagctgacaaatttagatttctactggtattgtttatctgcaggcataggtctcctcaggcttaatactggacctgagagtaatttacctcctgcagaatttaacatggttatgccctgatatttagtagggctaccgatgaatcgatggcaatagtctgtccctacaatgagactgaagtcggtgaggtgatcagacttaatattatctgccaattttattcctctatttctcaggaatttggctgttgctgtcagaccttgaacttgtaggtctactggtattttgtccaccacaattgcttgtactcgacagacgtacctgcctaaacgtactgatggttgtaccacctggtagacttgaggaccCGCATGTGttataaaccctgagatgttgaatgacgtctgggctacaggccttcattgtagttcatctgccaactctttagtgacatatgttctctgggacccttggtcaaacaacccacgggtatggaccttggccctcttgttcaggatggtaattttggcagtaggcaagtcgtattacctttagactttgccgattggacactcttcgtttgttgctccttgcagtactgtactgtggtgggaatgctatcttccaccttgggtcttgaatacgttaatttcgtatgtttgcacagtgttgcatggtgcctacctcttttatacctgttgcaggtgttgaattgggtatcacaatagtccatgttgtgtgacttgagacaccttgcacatctccctaattcctggagtcgctcaatacgagtgtctctggttggataattagcacaacattatgttgaatgtttctttttgcagaacatatatgtcccccagcctactgcacgtttggaagttaccggtttgggtgaactagtaacagtaggcttggaggattctgctgcattgtcagattttctgcaacttgatgttagagtaattggttgatgtttatttggggtagttgttttaccctttatttgactattattttctatttctgaaggcttgcatgaggctttaacttccccatttgcacgtcgtttgtttatgatggaatgtaaaccttcagtgatgtcctgtactgtcaggatggtgttatgctgATGTgcgtataattcatctagtacattgctggacaattttcgttgaaggactactttggtcatccattcacgagtagttatatcaaccttaagactgaatgttcttagtagtgactcaaactccatgctgaaggattgtaatgagtcagcagtccgatcaggttgaggtaagtccagcaattgtagtattaAATGTAGGAcatttttctcattgccagcattattcctaggaagctggactgggaaattagtgctgtcgctattttcatttacattttctactactggttcagcttcacctttaatttaagtttggaggcatgttaacttagtagcctcaggtattgggttttcagaatccacagagactgtggataaattatctgagaactgcttaatttctggtggtataatattaggtgaagctgtagtgggtgaagctttatccttgttgattaaaggatctaatctggcctgacatttattctcaaaaagatccagatcatccatgacattatctactttatttgatgtactggctagttgttctgattcaattatcctgtgtaaatgttccaacctggcttgagtttattcttcatattgtgctgggtcagacaggaatggttccacatcttcaactactatgtcgtcgtcgtcgtggacctgattttggtaagatttcctatttgctttcaatatatgtaattgggtttgaatctgtaacagtggtattttcaaccgacgataattaattacaggctcatataacaactgttcatattggtcgagatctcttgtcagttgacgtttacttgctactaaagcacgctttgctttttgtggattagtcatggtgacttgttaattgggcaccactggctcataaattgtaagcaagtactgatggtagcctaggataAAATTCTGCAcccactaggctgtaatcctacctctactagaggttagcacttaaaattaatacacattatatatatacacactaatgatttgagtgataaaccagtgtcactggaagtacctttaggttagctcttctatatcaccctaggatggtatagacactaattaatcactcaaaggtgtaatgatcataagtaaattattatatatacaactgagCTCGAG
This genomic window from Procambarus clarkii isolate CNS0578487 chromosome 85, FALCON_Pclarkii_2.0, whole genome shotgun sequence contains:
- the LOC138358635 gene encoding polycystin-1-like protein 3, which codes for MTNDIKAWRSRPGTAELDVRSVYPRQSKSLHVFAAAAIENVLAEFPESFPNKKHEVMMAEATEREERPRVQVPTDIKESGAKADVYLRYGKNPVITIRTQLSHSEPSNRTQNPTITLRTQPSPSEPNHHTRNPAITLRTQPLHSEPSNDTQKPAMRLRTQPSHSEPSHHTQNPAVTLKTQPSHSEPSHDIQNPAITLRTQPSHSKPSHHTQNPATRKPTITIRTQLSHLEPSHHTRNPAITLRTQTTHSKQNHHIQNQTITLRTQQSHSKPSHHTQNPATRKPAITIRTQPSNSEPSHHTQNPAITFRTQPSHSEPNHHTQNPAITIRTQLSHSEPSHHIQNPAITLRTQPSHSEPQPSHSEPSHHTQNPAITLRTQPSHSEPSHHTQNLTITLRTQLSHSEPNHHTQNPAITLRTQPSHTEPNYHTQNPAITLRTQPSHSEPSHHTQKPSHHTQNPIITLRTQPSHSEPSHHTQNPAITLRTKPSHSEPSHHTQNLTITLRKYD